GGCTGCCGATGTGGCAGGCGACGCCGAGGGGATTGAGGTGCGGGTGGTCGGCCGCCTTGGCATAGAGCCTACGGGCTTCGGTAAAGGAGACGCCGAACTTGTTCTCGGCCTTGCCGGTGGCGATCTTGGCATGGCCGCCGGCCTCGACGTCCGGATTGACCCGGAAGACGACGGGGGCCTGCAGGGTCAGGCGTTCGGCGATGGCGGCAATGAGGTCGAGCTCGGGCTCGGACTCGACGTTGATCTCGGCGACGCCGGCGCGGAGGGCGAACTCGATCTCCTGCGGGCGTTTGCCGACGCCGCTGAAGACGATGCGGGAGGCGGGGATGCCGGCGGCGAGGGCGCGGCGGACTTCGCCCTCGGAGACGGTATCGGCGCCGGCGCCGAGGGCGCCGAGGACCCGCAGGACCGAGACGTTGCCGTTGGCCTTGACCGCATAGGCGATCAGCGGCTCGCCGAGGTTGGCGTGGCTGCGCAAGGCTTCGCGGAAGACGTGGAAGTGCCGTTCCAGGGTGGCCTGGCTGTAGACATAGACCGGCGTGCCCACCGCCGCGGCGATGGCGGCGAGGGAGACGTCTTCACAGTAGAGGTCGCCGGAGCGGGTCTCGAAGTGGTTCATCTATTGGGGAGGCTTGCCGAAAGGGTCGTTCGTGCCGGCGATCGGCTGCTGGCGGATGTTGGCGGTGCTGGAGGCCGGGTCGCGGACTTCCTGGTCGCTGCCGGGCTTGGCCGGCTTGTTGGCCCTTTGCGAGGCTTCGCGGCGGGCCTGCTCCTCCTTGGCGCGGACCTCGGGCGAGCGCTCGTCGGGGCCCCACATCGGGCCGGGGCGTTCGAGGTCGCCGGTCTTGCCGCAGGCGGTGAGGAGGGGCGCGGCCAGCAGGGCGGCGGCGAGGATCGCGGTGCGGAGTTTCATGACAGGATCTCTTTCCAGCGGGCGATCTGGTTGCGCACCTGATCGGGAGCGGTTCCGCCGTAGCTCTGCCGGCTGGCGGCGGAGGCGGCGGGGGTCAGCACGGAGTAAACGCCGTCGGTGATGCGCGGGTCCAGCGCCTTCAACTCAACAAGCGAAAGTTCGGGCAGGTCGACGCCCAGCTGCTCGGCCCGTTTGACGGCGGCGCCGGTCAGATGGTGGGCCTGGCGGAAGGGCAGGCCCAGCTCGCGGACCAGCCAGTCGGCGAGATCGGTGGCGGTCGAGTAGCCGGAGCCGGCGGCGGCGGCCATCTTTTCGCGGTTGGGTTCGAGGTCGGCGACCATGCCGGCCATGGCCAGCAGGGCCAGTTCGAGGCTGTCGAAGGCCTCGAAGGTGGGGACCTTGTCCTCCTGCATGTCCTTCGAATAGGTCAGCGGCAGGCCCTTCATCACGACCGTCAGGCTGGTGAAGCCGGCCAGCACGCGGCCGACCTTGGCCCGCGCCAGTTCGGCGGCGTCGGGGTTCTTCTTCTGCGGCATGATCGAGCTGCCGGTGGTGAAGGCGTCCGACAGCTTGATGAAGCCGAACTGCGGGGTCATCCACAGGACAATCTCTTCGGCCAGCCGCGAGAGGTGGGTGGCGGCGATCGAGGCGGCGGCGAGGGCTTCCAGGGCGAAGTCGCGGCTGGCCACCGAGTCGAGGCTGTTGGCGGTCGGGCGGTCGAAACCGAGGGCGGCGGCGGTCTGGTGGCGGTCGATGGGGAAGGGCGAACCGGCCAGGGCGGCGGCGCCGAGCGGGCTTTCGTTCATCCGCGTGCGGGCGTCGGCGAAGCGGGCGGCGTCGCGGCCGAACATCTCCACATAGGCCATCAGATGGTGGCCGAAGGTCACCGGTTGCGCCGGCTGCAGGTGGGTGAAGCCCGGCATCAGGGTGTCGGCATGGGCCTCGGCCTTGGCGATCAGGGCGCGTTGCAGGGCCTTCAGCTGTAGTTCGGTGCGGTCGCAGGCTTCGCGGACCCAGAGGCGGAAGTCGAGGGCGACCTGGTCGTTGCGGCTGCGGGCGGTGTGCAGGCGGCCGGAGGGCTCGCCGATCAGTTCGGCCAGCCGGGCCTCCACATTCATGTGGATGTCTTCGTATTCGTCGCGGAACGGGAAGGTCCCGGCGGCCATCTCCGCCTCGATGGTCGAAAGACCGTGCTGGATTTGCGCCTCATCCTCGCTAGATATCGCCCCCACGGCGGCCAGCATGGCGGCGTGGGCTTTCGAGCCGGCCAGGTCCTGGCTGGCGAGGCGGCGGTCGAAGCCGATGGAGACGTTGATGGCTTGCATCAGGTCCGCCGGCTTGGCGCTGAAACGCCCGCCCCACATGGCCTGGCCGGCTGAGGTGTTCTTCGAGGAGTCGTCGGTCATATGAGCGAAGTGTCCAAGGCCGGTCGGCGGCCCGATGTGATCCGGTGGGCGATAACGGTTGCCGTCCTGGTGGGCGTGCTGGCGGTTCTATATGTCATCCTGAGCGCGGTCATAGTCCCCAATGGGCCCGCGCAGCTCGAAACCTTGAAGCGCGGCAAGCTGGTGAAGATGGAAATCACCAAGGCGCCAAAGCCGGCGCCGACGGTGGCGTTCAAGGACGCGGACGGCAAGGAGGTCACCATCGCCTCGTTCAAGGGCAAGGTGACCATCGTCAACTTCTGGGCCACCTGGTGCGCCCCCTGCCTGCTGGAGATGCCGACCTTCTCGCGGCTGGCGGCGACCTATGACGGCCAGCCGGTGGCGATCGTGGCGATCAGCATCGACAAGGACGACAAGGACATGCAGGCGCGGGCCTTCATGGCCAAGAACCGGCCGCTGGCTTACTACCGCGACGCTTCGGGCTCGATGCCTTTCCTGCTCGACCCGCCGGCCCAGGGCATGCCGACGACGGTGATCTACGACAAGAAGGGCGTCGAGCGGGCGCGGGTCTCGGGCGAGGCCGACTGGAGCGGGCCCGAGGCCATGGAGCTGGTGCGCTCGCTGCTGCAGGAGCCGTAGTGGACGCTGAGGCCATCGAGGCGCTGGAGCGGATCGCCGACCGGGCCTGGCCGGCGGCCGAGCGGTCGAGCCTGGGGTCGTGGATCCTGAATGCCTCGACCGGCTGGTCGGGACGATTGAACGCCTGCTGGCCCCTGGGCGAGCCGCCCTTGCCGCTGGGCGAGGCGGTGGCGGCGGTCGAGGCCTGGTATGCGGCGCGCGGCTTGCCGCCGGTGTTCAAGCCGGCCGGGCCGCTGCCGGCCCTGGAGGCCGAGCTGGCGGCGCGCGGCTATCGGGCGCGGACGCCGACCCTGATGATGGTCGCCGATATTCCGCAGGTGACGCGGCCCGGCCGGGTGTCGGTGGCCGATACGGTCGGGGAGGCCTTCGAGCGGGTGTTCCTGGGCACGCAGGATAACCCGGAGGACGCCGCCGAGCGGATGGGGGCCTTCCACCGGATCGCGCGGCCGCGGGTGTTCGCCAGTATCGAGGTCGACGGGGCGCCGGTGGCCATCGGCGGCTCGGCGGTCGAGGGCGACTGGGCCGGGGTGTTCGGGATGCGGACGCTGGCGGCTTATCGGCGGCAGGGGCTGGCGCAGGATATCGTCGCGGCCTTGATGAAGGGTGCGCGCGCGGCGGGGGCCTCCAGGGCCTATCTGCAGGTCGAGGCGCCCAACGCACCGGCCATCGCGCTTTATGAGCGGTTCGGGTTCGCCACCGCGTTCGCCTACACCTATTGGTCTCGGGGCTAGCTCCACGCCCCGCCGCGCGAATGTCGCGGGCTCTGCCGCTCAGCCGCTGAAAAGCTCCGCCCGCCAGATCTGGTTCGCGCCCCCGTTCCAGCTCCACGAGAGAATGTCGTTGTCCTGGGTGGTGTCTCCGCCACTGATATCCGCGACCTGGGAGTGGCTGGAGTTGTTGAGGGCGAACCAGGGCGGGCCGCCCTTGACCCAGTCGATGGAGAACAGCAGATCGGTTTCCTCGATCCAGCCGGCGAGGTTGTCGTACATCAGCACCTGGCCGTCCTGCCAGAAGAACAGGCCCAGCTGGTCGTTGGCGCCGCAGATCAGGTTGAAGGTTCCTTCGCCGTTGGGCGAGACGCGAAGCACCTGGCTGTTGCCGGCGTCACCCAGCGAGCGGCGACGGACGGCGGCGGTATCGGACAGCGGATGGGGCTGGCTGTAGCCGGGCGGAACCTCCGGCGGCGGCGGGTCGGTGTGGCGCGCCAGACAGACGTCCGGGTCCATGTAGGAGATCAAGCGGATCAATGGCCCGCCCTGAAAGTCAGCCCAGGACATCAGGTTTTGCGAC
The nucleotide sequence above comes from Caulobacter sp. NIBR1757. Encoded proteins:
- the argH gene encoding argininosuccinate lyase, whose product is MTDDSSKNTSAGQAMWGGRFSAKPADLMQAINVSIGFDRRLASQDLAGSKAHAAMLAAVGAISSEDEAQIQHGLSTIEAEMAAGTFPFRDEYEDIHMNVEARLAELIGEPSGRLHTARSRNDQVALDFRLWVREACDRTELQLKALQRALIAKAEAHADTLMPGFTHLQPAQPVTFGHHLMAYVEMFGRDAARFADARTRMNESPLGAAALAGSPFPIDRHQTAAALGFDRPTANSLDSVASRDFALEALAAASIAATHLSRLAEEIVLWMTPQFGFIKLSDAFTTGSSIMPQKKNPDAAELARAKVGRVLAGFTSLTVVMKGLPLTYSKDMQEDKVPTFEAFDSLELALLAMAGMVADLEPNREKMAAAAGSGYSTATDLADWLVRELGLPFRQAHHLTGAAVKRAEQLGVDLPELSLVELKALDPRITDGVYSVLTPAASAASRQSYGGTAPDQVRNQIARWKEILS
- a CDS encoding TlpA disulfide reductase family protein, which translates into the protein MSEVSKAGRRPDVIRWAITVAVLVGVLAVLYVILSAVIVPNGPAQLETLKRGKLVKMEITKAPKPAPTVAFKDADGKEVTIASFKGKVTIVNFWATWCAPCLLEMPTFSRLAATYDGQPVAIVAISIDKDDKDMQARAFMAKNRPLAYYRDASGSMPFLLDPPAQGMPTTVIYDKKGVERARVSGEADWSGPEAMELVRSLLQEP
- a CDS encoding GNAT family N-acetyltransferase; this encodes MDAEAIEALERIADRAWPAAERSSLGSWILNASTGWSGRLNACWPLGEPPLPLGEAVAAVEAWYAARGLPPVFKPAGPLPALEAELAARGYRARTPTLMMVADIPQVTRPGRVSVADTVGEAFERVFLGTQDNPEDAAERMGAFHRIARPRVFASIEVDGAPVAIGGSAVEGDWAGVFGMRTLAAYRRQGLAQDIVAALMKGARAAGASRAYLQVEAPNAPAIALYERFGFATAFAYTYWSRG